The Gasterosteus aculeatus chromosome 18, fGasAcu3.hap1.1, whole genome shotgun sequence genome segment GTCGGCGTTCGTGGTCATGGGGAGGACTGACCTTGTCGGAGTAGGGCTCCTCCGTCAGGTCGATGCCCTCGGCCTCCAGCCGCTGTTCCAGAAGGGTCAGCAGGTCGGGACTCAGCTTGCCGTGGGACACCTTCCTCGCGACGGCCGCCTTGCCCCCCCGATCCGAGAACCAGGGCGGCTGCGCGGCCGCCGGAGCGCCCGGCTGCTCGCCCGGGgacggcggggcggcccgcggGCTGCTGGGGGTGCTCGGGGTCTTGGCGGGCAGAGCTGGGGCCCCGTATCCGGGGCTGCGGATTACGGGGCTGCTCGGGTGAGAACGGGTGAGGGAGTGGCTGGGGGAGGCAGCCGGCGACGGCGAGGAgggcagggagagaggggggtggcGCGGGCCGTTGGCCGGTCTTTCCCTGGACTTCTTGGCCGGGACGGGAGGAGGCACAGGGGGCTTTTTGAAGTGAGTCCAGGGGACCCGCTCCCCGCTGGCGTTGGGAGCCGGCGGGCTGGAAGGACGGCCGGCAAGGAGCTCGGGGGGGCTGGGGGACTGGGTGGCATGACAAGCGGGGCGGAGGGGCAGCTTGGAGGGAACGGGTGGCCGGTTGGCCCGTCCCTTTGGGCTGACCGCCGGGGTCTCGCCCCGCGGCGGTGAACCGCCATCCCTGCGGACCTCGGCGGGACAACCGCCGCCCGGCTTGGGCGCGTCCTTGAGGGCGAGTTTAAGCTCGGCGCCGAGATCCTTGGGCTCGCAGCTCCGGTCCCAGTGCAGATCCCCCAGGGAGTGGGAGCGCTTCCAGGCCCCAGCGGGCTGCGGGGGTCCGTCCAGGTCCTCGCAGCTGCGGCTGGCCGGGATGGGGGGCCGCCTCTGGGCTTTGCGCAGGCCGAGTAGGCTGAAGCCCTTCAGGGAGGGTTTGATGAAGAAGCTCTTGGGGAACTTTGCGCGGCGGTTCTTGCTCCCGTTGTGCTGCAGGGCCTCGGTTGAGAGGGTCATGGGCAGTGTGGGGTAGTCCGGTGACTGAAGGCCTGCCGAGGAACGACTGGACCGGGAGGCCTTTCTGCTCTTACCTGCCAAGTGGAGACATTTATCCTCGTTTAGTTCACTCATCTGAGAAACCTCCAACTTTTACATGTTACACAGATCTGATGGATCTATTGCTGCTTTGTGTCCACACTATTTGCCTTTATAGCGTTTACAGCACTGGTCTCCATAACACAAGTGAGTTAAGGCTTTTGCAGAAACTACTCATATTAGCAGGACATTTACTCATTGTATGAGGCAAACGGACAAAATGAGAGGAATATTTATAAAGAGGGGCTTGTGTACCAGCGTAATAAGAACTTGCTTATTTGTTGTCAGCATTAGCggcaaacacaaaataaaagataTGTGGACGGGGGGGTTCAGAGGGTGTGGAACGAAAGCGACTTACCGTCCGTCCTCTGGCTTACAGAGCTAAATGGAAGGATGGAACGCCACGTAGTGTGGATTGccagagtttaaaaaggtggGATGACAGAAAGATGTTCAGAAGAAGGAATgttggaaaatgaaaatgtcaacCAGCACTTTATATTACAGCTTAGTAATAACATGATTTGGCAATAGTGTAATAAACAGGTATCAAACGATTGCCTGGCTAATATTGGTCAATGTGAATGTTACACAACTCATGGATTGTCTCGTCAGTCTTTACTAAAATGAGTTTTACACGCTGAAATACAAGGACAGAATATTACATTTGACTAAACTGatcaaaatgtcattaaaatcaATGGTTTATATTACACTAACAGTAAACTTGAATTCATTTAACATACACgtagaaatgaataaaagttgAGAGATCACAGAATTTAGTTTGAATACATGACAAAGTGTTACCACATGTAGTTATATTGATCAGCCACATGTATGTTAAAGGAAGGTCCTTTGAATAAAGGAGCAGTGACTTTACTCTAGTTGGTCTGTTAATTATGTCAATTTAAATCAAAAGTTTCCCTTCGCCGAACGTCCAGACTTATAAATATTCAGAAATGTCCATTAATATAAAGTgctatttgaatgttttatgaCTTTCTACCCTGACGCTGCAGTAAGAAATAACGCTTACGAGATGTTATGCAGCTGGTTTGTGAATATGGTTTAGTGACATggaagaaacagaaaagaagcGAAACATGAACGAAAAGCAAGCGGCGGAGTCCTTTAATAAAGAAGTGGCTTTTATTCCACAACAGAGGGACAAAAGGCATCCCGTGGTATGCAGGTGGatagagacttttttttttaaatgcaccaaaaaagaAATCTCACATATTACACTTCAATAAAATTCTATAATCAAaaattcttctcacaatctgtaccctacttttaaaaaatatattttcatccACATCTTTTTTTAGGCACATCTTATATGGTTTAAAGAACAGGAGAAGCAAACGTTAGCTAGGATGCTGacgcatttcttttcttttttttcttcttcaaacttTATCAGCCactacagcaaaaaaaacaacagaaaaacattgaCATGCTACTCGgcaagctattttttttttccgtgttaaaaatcctttaaaaaaatcatgtGCAACGATCACACATAACGCCTCAGAGATGAAAagcgtggtttaaaaaaaaaaaagtggcgtGAAAGCATAGTTTATAAAGAATGAGGTGATAAGAGGATCCGTCTCTGGAACAACGTATGGCTGAGGTTTAAAGGGCGAGATGTGGCAGAAAAGGGAAGCGGTTCCAGAGGAGTGAGATGGACGAAGGGATTCCAgaaggagcgagagagaaagagagagatgcgGAGACCCGCagaaaaaatccccaaaaaaaaaaaaaattgaaggaAGCTTTGGCCCTCGGTGGTCCGGACTAAGGAAAGCCATCATTACCGTTCTCCAGGTTCTCGTTGCTCTCGTAGCAGCCGGAGTCTCGCGGGGAGTCTCCCACCAGGCCCCAACCTTCcgacagcagcttctcctgggAGCCCGACACGCCGCCGCGCTCCGGATCACTGCTGCCTGAAAAAACCCCAAAGAAACAGAGAAATGAGAAAACATTCGTAGCTTCCTGCAAATAGTTTTTGGAAATGGATCGTAATTTTTGGCCTTCAACCGACAGAAATGCAACCGAGAGGTTTTAGTCAGTGAAGAGTCATCAcacatccatatatatatatatatatatatatttgttcgCTACTCACTGTCGTACTCCTGAAGCAGCTCTACGGCAGTGAGCAGCACGGCTCTGTGCTGAGGATCTCTGATGTTCAACTCGTCCAGGTCCTCCTCTTCCAGCAACTTAAACGTGTCCAGGTCCTCGTAGCCGTTGAAGAGGAAAGTGGGCAGGTGCTCCTGCATGACAGCGACGAAATGTTTCGAGATCAAAGATTATTTAAGCCGGGAGTACATCAGTTGTAGGAACGTTGGATGACAAACCAAACGAGAAGCAGCAGGACGGCGTTTGTGGATGAACCGAAGATGGAGACAATTACGTCAAAGTGTTCGTCAACCACAAGAGACCGAGTTCAACACACCAACACCAACAAAAGCAAAGctattcccccccccaaaacgcCAAGTTACCTGGGAAGACGccgacaaagaaagaaaaaaagcattcaaaTCTAGATACGTGTTCAACACACTCGTAACTGCATCCGCTCCGAAAACCGTTTGTAACGCTTAAAAAACACTTTCGCTGGACCAAAACAGAAGATTTGTGTCCCAAGACCATCAATCAAAATGTTGGGAGTCCACACAGAGAACTCTCCGTTTCCCTGTTCCGTTTCTGCTGGATAAACGgcaccaaaacaaaaaggaccaccaaccaacacaaacacaggcagccGGATCCTCTCACCGCTCACAGGATCGCTTTTCTAGTTGGACTGTcgcgaaaaaacaaaacaaaaaaataaactctgGGAAAGAAACCCATCCGGCCCCTAAAAGCAAAGGGTGTGGAGGTTCACGTTGTGCGAACGTGGGTGTCACTGTTTACGCACCAAAACGAGTCGGATCAAACATGCCGAGCTGTGCAGCCTGTAATTCCCTACAATGTATTTATCTCTGCTCgcccgcatgtgtgtgtgtgtgtgtgtgtgtgttttgaaggtATTTGCCTCAAGCTTTATTTCAATTCACTTCCTAAGACAAGAAAATCACTCGTACGATATTAAATGTTCTTAATACTGTACTTTGAGGTTGATGCGCTCCAGCAAATCCTCCACGGATAAAGGTTTGGGTGGTCggcccttcctcttcctcctcactggcCTCTTgggcttctcttcttcctcgaTCAGCACGTCCACGTAGATGAACTTGAAGGTGCCCACCTTGTTGTTCAGCAGGCCCATCCACGTTCCCATGGGAGGCTTACTGATGATGTCAATCACGTCGCCGCACTGCACAATCGCCGCGAGAGGAAATCATTCTcaatatttgaacatttaaaaacagaaaaaaacagaaaaaaacagccacAGCGAGCGAGTTTTACCTTCAGTTTGAGGGAGTCAGAGTCGTAGGGGCTCGGGGTGAAGTCTGTGTGGACCCGGGCGCGCCCACAGAACGGCCCCCCGTAAGGCGGCTCTTCGTCATCGCCATCCTCCGACTTCACGCTTTCCCGGTTACTGGCTGAAGAGTCGGTGGTGCTCACTGTCTGAccgccttcacacacacacacacacacacacacacacacacacacacaaatatttagtttttcgGTTACTGTGGAATAAGGTACATGTTTGAAGTAGCTTTGCAAGAATACGTTTTaagttgaggggaaaaaaacagtgatTTTATAATGTCACACGCTTATTTTGACAAATTTGAGCCGTTAAAACACTTGTGTGTTGAGTTAGCAAATACTTTAATTATCTCAGAACTTAACACGACAGCCGGTAATTTATCCATAAAAGATGTGGCGGAAAAGTTGAAGATTCCGTTAATAGGTTAAGCAATCTGTACACATCTGCAGTatgcagtgaaagcagcacaggttACCGGCACCATCTAGAGTTAAAGATACACACTAAGTAACTAATAATAAGCTTTCCTTATGTAAATAACATCCAGGCAGGGTTGTTTGAAACGATAATACTTGATTTAAAAGACGCTGAATCAGGTTTTGCGAGAGcaaggacttttttttaaagaatttttcaaaatgtccaaaaacaaacaaaggaaggTCCTGCACGTTTAAAAACATTAGTGGTGAAAAGCCAGCGGGCGTCCCTCCTCCGACACACTGCTTCTCGTCTTACTCATGGAACTCTGTCCGCTCAGAGAACTACGCAGACTCTCCACCGAGCCTCCGGCCTTCAGCTTCGGCTTCTCCAGCGAGTCGGTGTCGGGCTGAGGGGACTGAGGCGAGCCGGGGGTTCCGTCCGGACTGGACTGAAACGGGGGAACGATgggacacacaaagagacgaAGGTCATGAGTGGAGAGGAAAATGGTCCGCATGGTTAATCATTGAAAAACACGCGCACGTGAttccttcattttaaatgattgaaGTGCTACAGTGACAGCTACTGCAGAGTGTTCTGACTGGAGTTCTCCACTAGGGGGCGTTGTGGTTCATTAAATGCACTTTGTCGCGGCGTCACCACATGGCAGCTCATGATTGACAGGGCTGCTCTTTAAGGGTGTGTCCTGCGGGGGGGAGAGACTCTTAACGCACTAATGAAACGCGCAGGACGGCCAGAAGAAAATAGGCCGGCGCCATTATACTCCCTCACACTTGGAGTCTGCGTTTCCTGAGAGCTCGCGACTGCGTGAGCTCAGCGCAGCCCCCGCCCTTCGCGCGGAGCGTGTTTCAGTGCTACGTGTTTATTCAGTAACCAACACAAACCCTCCCACCCACTCACTCACAGCCGTGGCTTCGACTGAAAAACATCGAGATAAATAAACTGCAGAACCTCACAGCTGCACTTGACTCTGCTGTTTATGTGACGATTGTGTCATATTAAAAGATCGGATTTGACTAGAGGTGTTTACACACCTCACTCGCCCTCAGGAACTAATTCCATCTGAACAGCATTGGAAACATTGCCTCCGCGTGTTCGGGACTGACCTGCTCAGACAACGAGCTGCTGTATTTCTTCGACATGCGTTTCCTCATCGTCTCCTTGACCGACTTGACCTTCTTGCCCAGCGAGATGCGGGACGTGGTGGGGGATTTAACCACTTCTCTGTAAATGGCCTCCTGCTCTTTACTCTGGGTTTCAGACGAGGACAGGCAAAACGCAGACGAATGGACGAATGGACGGGGGGGAAACAGGAAGAAGACAAAAGGTGAGACAAAGTTTCTCTCCTCAAGGAGCCTCTTCAAATTTCACAAGCTGCCAGAACTTACATTTGCCTCCGAGCCCGCGTTGACTACAACGCAGCTTGCAGCTTTGgtcaggtcaaagcccccgaaGCTGTACGCTCTCTGTGGGGAGGGGGACAAAACACAAATCAGATGAATCACATTGAGAAGGTCCGGTTGTAGGAAGTCCCCAGCCGCACCgactgtgagggggggggtcaactcACAATGATTCATGCTGGACGCAACACAGGCGGGCGGCTCCTTGGAGTCGTGTACATGGGTATATGTGGTTTGTATAAAATggtgcagggggtgggggggggggtgggtgtgggATGTCTTATGGGACAGTGGACAGCCAAACAGACATGATGTGACACCAACTTGCCAACTGTGGCAAAAATGAGCCGTTCCATTGACTGCGGAGACTCCAGCAACTTGCTCATAAATCCTCCAGAGGAAAATATCGCCTTAGAATCCGACCCGTCTTGACGCGGCCAAACTAAAACTTCATTTATACTCATTGCATTTCAGCCTGAGGCTAAACATCCTGCGGTTAATGATGAGCCAGAGAAGCAGGGCTCAGTATCCAAGCATGCACAAATTATAGGTTGCTTATTATTCTCGTCAGTGACATCTTAAGCGCTGGGAGGACAGGGTGATATGAAGAGCGTTTCTCTCGACTTGAACAGCGAGATAAAGGGGCGGACACAAGCGGGAAGGATGATGTGAGGGGAACAAACAGGATCGGTGCGCTGGCTTTAACTGTTTGAGTCCCATGTAGACACAGACGTGCACA includes the following:
- the sash1a gene encoding SAM and SH3 domain-containing protein 1a isoform X15, coding for MDGSLGNIDDLAQEYSEYYNTCFSDVNDRMEELRKRRVSQEDDMEKQDPSSTSLQLRSEIQESLGFSSEVSTPETDRKLSLHKSSSEEGSGGKWDNKKKNKSFWQNFRKSPHKPVMKQTSKGEDIGYVASEITMSDEERIQLMMMVKEKMITVEEALGRSHEQSDDEQSEDSVKFKRLHKLVNSTRRVRKKLIKVEEGKKHASEGFLNMGAPPTCEDNAALYTGVVKRPPLSQENSLTQDQLSLDGDTDSLTNSPSSNSLDTWSGHRLVKTVNRSSSTHGLIRPPRRAPVSPGGLGGSNCGVGGSASSFSELDGCGLEDEGKLSRSTTDGEMRKALSSVSHGRAYSFGGFDLTKAASCVVVNAGSEANSKEQEAIYREVVKSPTTSRISLGKKVKSVKETMRKRMSKKYSSSLSEQSSPDGTPGSPQSPQPDTDSLEKPKLKAGGSVESLRSSLSGQSSMSGQTVSTTDSSASNRESVKSEDGDDEEPPYGGPFCGRARVHTDFTPSPYDSDSLKLKCGDVIDIISKPPMGTWMGLLNNKVGTFKFIYVDVLIEEEEKPKRPVRRKRKGRPPKPLSVEDLLERINLKEHLPTFLFNGYEDLDTFKLLEEEDLDELNIRDPQHRAVLLTAVELLQEYDSSSDPERGGVSGSQEKLLSEGWGLVGDSPRDSGCYESNENLENGKSRKASRSSRSSAGLQSPDYPTLPMTLSTEALQHNGSKNRRAKFPKSFFIKPSLKGFSLLGLRKAQRRPPIPASRSCEDLDGPPQPAGAWKRSHSLGDLHWDRSCEPKDLGAELKLALKDAPKPGGGCPAEVRRDGGSPPRGETPAVSPKGRANRPPVPSKLPLRPACHATQSPSPPELLAGRPSSPPAPNASGERVPWTHFKKPPVPPPVPAKKSRERPANGPRHPPLSLPSSPSPAASPSHSLTRSHPSSPVIRSPGYGAPALPAKTPSTPSSPRAAPPSPGEQPGAPAAAQPPWFSDRGGKAAVARKVSHGKLSPDLLTLLEQRLEAEGIDLTEEPYSDKHGRCGVPQPLVQRYSDDLEQPVKDVASTVDQIRVKELRKQHRMAIPSGGLTEMCRRPLPSGNVSTVADWLTSIGLPMYAAPLAAAGVDTLGRVASLTESAAWEAAGVRDERHARRLVGEARSVGPRDRRGPRP
- the sash1a gene encoding SAM and SH3 domain-containing protein 1a isoform X11 produces the protein MEGDQEPGAPSDEPRADGAAASDSFSQLWSDVMGMLDGSLGNIDDLAQEYSEYYNTCFSDVNDRMEELRKRRVSQEDDMEKQDPSSTSLQLRSEIQESLGFSSEVSTPETDRKLSLHKSSSEEGSGGKWDNKKKNKSFWQNFRKSPHKPVMKQTSKGEDIGYVASEITMSDEERIQLMMMVKEKMITVEEALGRLKDYERSRQSSSADTAEWTDGSASNLDQSSNCHSHEQSDDEQSEDSVKFKRLHKLVNSTRRVRKKLIKVEEGKKHASEGFLNMGAPPTCEDNAALYTGVVKRPPLSQENSLTQDQLSLDGDTDSLTNSPSSNSLDTWSGHRLVKTVNRSSSTHGLIRPPRRAPVSPGGLGGSNCGVGGSASSFSELDGCGLEDEGKLSRSTTDGEMRKALSSVSHGRAYSFGGFDLTKAASCVVVNAGSEANSKEQEAIYREVVKSPTTSRISLGKKVKSVKETMRKRMSKKYSSSLSEQSSPDGTPGSPQSPQPDTDSLEKPKLKAGGSVESLRSSLSGQSSMSGQTVSTTDSSASNRESVKSEDGDDEEPPYGGPFCGRARVHTDFTPSPYDSDSLKLKCGDVIDIISKPPMGTWMGLLNNKVGTFKFIYVDVLIEEEEKPKRPVRRKRKGRPPKPLSVEDLLERINLKEHLPTFLFNGYEDLDTFKLLEEEDLDELNIRDPQHRAVLLTAVELLQEYDSSSDPERGGVSGSQEKLLSEGWGLVGDSPRDSGCYESNENLENGKSRKASRSSRSSAGLQSPDYPTLPMTLSTEALQHNGSKNRRAKFPKSFFIKPSLKGFSLLGLRKAQRRPPIPASRSCEDLDGPPQPAGAWKRSHSLGDLHWDRSCEPKDLGAELKLALKDAPKPGGGCPAEVRRDGGSPPRGETPAVSPKGRANRPPVPSKLPLRPACHATQSPSPPELLAGRPSSPPAPNASGERVPWTHFKKPPVPPPVPAKKSRERPANGPRHPPLSLPSSPSPAASPSHSLTRSHPSSPVIRSPGYGAPALPAKTPSTPSSPRAAPPSPGEQPGAPAAAQPPWFSDRGGKAAVARKVSHGKLSPDLLTLLEQRLEAEGIDLTEEPYSDKHGRCGVPQPLVQRYSDDLEQPVKDVASTVDQIRVKELRKQHRMAIPSGGLTEMCRRPLPSGNVSTVADWLTSIGLPMYAAPLAAAGVDTLGRVASLTESAAWEAAGVRDERHARRLVGEARSVGPRDRRGPRP
- the sash1a gene encoding SAM and SH3 domain-containing protein 1a isoform X8; this translates as MTSSGPVIVFEWLKTLQLAQYVEAFVDNGYDDLEVCKQIGDPDLDAIGVCVPHHRQRIHDAVRRLKDEASETASGLYFTLEPMPPAAEVYTSHVADQYESKLRGSKSWTEPTGERIGRHGGHMGAQRNRTLGNRRELVIYPKLKLKIMIRDKLIRDGINLAKPPYSNKDGSLGNIDDLAQEYSEYYNTCFSDVNDRMEELRKRRVSQEDDMEKQDPSSTSLQLRSEIQESLGFSSEVSTPETDRKLSLHKSSSEEGSGGKWDNKKKNKSFWQNFRKSPHKPVMKQTSKGEDIGYVASEITMSDEERIQLMMMVKEKMITVEEALGRLKDYERSRQSSSADTAEWTDGSASNLDQSSNCHSHEQSDDEQSEDSVKFKRLHKLVNSTRRVRKKLIKVEEGKKHASEGFLNMGAPPTCEDNAALYTGVVKRPPLSQENSLTQDQLSLDGDTDSLTNSPSSNSLDTWSGHRLVKTVNRSSSTHGLIRPPRRAPVSPGGLGGSNCGVGGSASSFSELDGCGLEDEGKLSRSTTDGEMRKALSSVSHGRAYSFGGFDLTKAASCVVVNAGSEANSKEQEAIYREVVKSPTTSRISLGKKVKSVKETMRKRMSKKYSSSLSEQSSPDGTPGSPQSPQPDTDSLEKPKLKAGGSVESLRSSLSGQSSMSGQTVSTTDSSASNRESVKSEDGDDEEPPYGGPFCGRARVHTDFTPSPYDSDSLKLKCGDVIDIISKPPMGTWMGLLNNKVGTFKFIYVDVLIEEEEKPKRPVRRKRKGRPPKPLSVEDLLERINLKEHLPTFLFNGYEDLDTFKLLEEEDLDELNIRDPQHRAVLLTAVELLQEYDSSSDPERGGVSGSQEKLLSEGWGLVGDSPRDSGCYESNENLENGKSRKASRSSRSSAGLQSPDYPTLPMTLSTEALQHNGSKNRRAKFPKSFFIKPSLKGFSLLGLRKAQRRPPIPASRSCEDLDGPPQPAGAWKRSHSLGDLHWDRSCEPKDLGAELKLALKDAPKPGGGCPAEVRRDGGSPPRGETPAVSPKGRANRPPVPSKLPLRPACHATQSPSPPELLAGRPSSPPAPNASGERVPWTHFKKPPVPPPVPAKKSRERPANGPRHPPLSLPSSPSPAASPSHSLTRSHPSSPVIRSPGYGAPALPAKTPSTPSSPRAAPPSPGEQPGAPAAAQPPWFSDRGGKAAVARKVSHGKLSPDLLTLLEQRLEAEGIDLTEEPYSDKHGRCGVPQPLVQRYSDDLEQPVKDVASTVDQIRVKELRKQHRMAIPSGGLTEMCRRPLPSGNVSTVADWLTSIGLPMYAAPLAAAGVDTLGRVASLTESAAWEAAGVRDERHARRLVGEARSVGPRDRRGPRP
- the sash1a gene encoding SAM and SH3 domain-containing protein 1a isoform X13, which encodes MEGDQEPGAPSDEPRADGAAASDSFSQLWSDVMGMLDGSLGNIDDLAQEYSEYYNTCFSDVNDRMEELRKRRVSQEDDMEKQDPSSTSLQLRSEIQESLGFSSEVSTPETDRKLSLHKSSSEEGSGGKWDNKKKNKSFWQNFRKSPHKPVMKQTSKGEDIGYVASEITMSDEERIQLMMMVKEKMITVEEALGRSHEQSDDEQSEDSVKFKRLHKLVNSTRRVRKKLIKVEEGKKHASEGFLNMGAPPTCEDNAALYTGVVKRPPLSQENSLTQDQLSLDGDTDSLTNSPSSNSLDTWSGHRLVKTVNRSSSTHGLIRPPRRAPVSPGGLGGSNCGVGGSASSFSELDGCGLEDEGKLSRSTTDGEMRKALSSVSHGRAYSFGGFDLTKAASCVVVNAGSEANSKEQEAIYREVVKSPTTSRISLGKKVKSVKETMRKRMSKKYSSSLSEQSSPDGTPGSPQSPQPDTDSLEKPKLKAGGSVESLRSSLSGQSSMSGQTVSTTDSSASNRESVKSEDGDDEEPPYGGPFCGRARVHTDFTPSPYDSDSLKLKCGDVIDIISKPPMGTWMGLLNNKVGTFKFIYVDVLIEEEEKPKRPVRRKRKGRPPKPLSVEDLLERINLKEHLPTFLFNGYEDLDTFKLLEEEDLDELNIRDPQHRAVLLTAVELLQEYDSSSDPERGGVSGSQEKLLSEGWGLVGDSPRDSGCYESNENLENGKSRKASRSSRSSAGLQSPDYPTLPMTLSTEALQHNGSKNRRAKFPKSFFIKPSLKGFSLLGLRKAQRRPPIPASRSCEDLDGPPQPAGAWKRSHSLGDLHWDRSCEPKDLGAELKLALKDAPKPGGGCPAEVRRDGGSPPRGETPAVSPKGRANRPPVPSKLPLRPACHATQSPSPPELLAGRPSSPPAPNASGERVPWTHFKKPPVPPPVPAKKSRERPANGPRHPPLSLPSSPSPAASPSHSLTRSHPSSPVIRSPGYGAPALPAKTPSTPSSPRAAPPSPGEQPGAPAAAQPPWFSDRGGKAAVARKVSHGKLSPDLLTLLEQRLEAEGIDLTEEPYSDKHGRCGVPQPLVQRYSDDLEQPVKDVASTVDQIRVKELRKQHRMAIPSGGLTEMCRRPLPSGNVSTVADWLTSIGLPMYAAPLAAAGVDTLGRVASLTESAAWEAAGVRDERHARRLVGEARSVGPRDRRGPRP
- the sash1a gene encoding SAM and SH3 domain-containing protein 1a isoform X14, whose translation is MDGSLGNIDDLAQEYSEYYNTCFSDVNDRMEELRKRRVSQEDDMEKQDPSSTSLQLRSEIQESLGFSSEVSTPETDRKLSLHKSSSEEGSGGKWDNKKKNKSFWQNFRKSPHKPVMKQTSKGEDIGYVASEITMSDEERIQLMMMVKEKMITVEEALGRLKDYERSRQSSSADTAEWTDGSASNLDQSSNCHSHEQSDDEQSEDSVKFKRLHKLVNSTRRVRKKLIKVEEGKKHASEGFLNMGAPPTCEDNAALYTGVVKRPPLSQENSLTQDQLSLDGDTDSLTNSPSSNSLDTWSGHRLVKTVNRSSSTHGLIRPPRRAPVSPGGLGGSNCGVGGSASSFSELDGCGLEDEGKLSRSTTDGEMRKALSSVSHGRAYSFGGFDLTKAASCVVVNAGSEANSKEQEAIYREVVKSPTTSRISLGKKVKSVKETMRKRMSKKYSSSLSEQSSPDGTPGSPQSPQPDTDSLEKPKLKAGGSVESLRSSLSGQSSMSGQTVSTTDSSASNRESVKSEDGDDEEPPYGGPFCGRARVHTDFTPSPYDSDSLKLKCGDVIDIISKPPMGTWMGLLNNKVGTFKFIYVDVLIEEEEKPKRPVRRKRKGRPPKPLSVEDLLERINLKEHLPTFLFNGYEDLDTFKLLEEEDLDELNIRDPQHRAVLLTAVELLQEYDSSSDPERGGVSGSQEKLLSEGWGLVGDSPRDSGCYESNENLENGKSRKASRSSRSSAGLQSPDYPTLPMTLSTEALQHNGSKNRRAKFPKSFFIKPSLKGFSLLGLRKAQRRPPIPASRSCEDLDGPPQPAGAWKRSHSLGDLHWDRSCEPKDLGAELKLALKDAPKPGGGCPAEVRRDGGSPPRGETPAVSPKGRANRPPVPSKLPLRPACHATQSPSPPELLAGRPSSPPAPNASGERVPWTHFKKPPVPPPVPAKKSRERPANGPRHPPLSLPSSPSPAASPSHSLTRSHPSSPVIRSPGYGAPALPAKTPSTPSSPRAAPPSPGEQPGAPAAAQPPWFSDRGGKAAVARKVSHGKLSPDLLTLLEQRLEAEGIDLTEEPYSDKHGRCGVPQPLVQRYSDDLEQPVKDVASTVDQIRVKELRKQHRMAIPSGGLTEMCRRPLPSGNVSTVADWLTSIGLPMYAAPLAAAGVDTLGRVASLTESAAWEAAGVRDERHARRLVGEARSVGPRDRRGPRP
- the sash1a gene encoding SAM and SH3 domain-containing protein 1a isoform X9 encodes the protein MDGSLGNIDDLAQEYSEYYNTCFSDVNDRMEELRKRRVSQEDDMEKQDPSSTSLQLRSEIQESLGFSSEVSTPETDRKLSLHKSSSEEGSGGKWDNKKKNKSFWQNFRKSPHKPVMKQTSKGEDIGYVASEITMSDEERIQLMMMVKEKMITVEEALGRSHEQSDDEQSEDSVKFKRLHKLVNSTRRVRKKLIKVEEGKKHASEGFLNMGAPPTCEDNAALYTGVVKRPPLSQENSLTQDQLSLDGDTDSLTNSPSSNSLDTWSGHRLVKTVNRSSSTHGLIRPPRRAPVSPGGLGGSNCGVGGSASSFSELDGCGLEDEGKLSRSTTDGEMRKALSSVSHGVSNNEALYAYYGLTKPRPKPRPQSRFLISLDDGPKAPHAGRHHHHHHHSGGGWAHRKPDPNYAYSTKHLLYKRSRGPKAPVSPLSVAPSSPARCDVAKSKGFGSGAGGWAFPPRRLRGRAAVSELNITYVVERSLYGHLSWAQLVRPVTLSRAERRCLLEEDREADRKWAASVDRCTKRVLLRFQQKSRAYSFGGFDLTKAASCVVVNAGSEANSKEQEAIYREVVKSPTTSRISLGKKVKSVKETMRKRMSKKYSSSLSEQSSPDGTPGSPQSPQPDTDSLEKPKLKAGGSVESLRSSLSGQSSMSGQTVSTTDSSASNRESVKSEDGDDEEPPYGGPFCGRARVHTDFTPSPYDSDSLKLKCGDVIDIISKPPMGTWMGLLNNKVGTFKFIYVDVLIEEEEKPKRPVRRKRKGRPPKPLSVEDLLERINLKEHLPTFLFNGYEDLDTFKLLEEEDLDELNIRDPQHRAVLLTAVELLQEYDSSSDPERGGVSGSQEKLLSEGWGLVGDSPRDSGCYESNENLENGKSRKASRSSRSSAGLQSPDYPTLPMTLSTEALQHNGSKNRRAKFPKSFFIKPSLKGFSLLGLRKAQRRPPIPASRSCEDLDGPPQPAGAWKRSHSLGDLHWDRSCEPKDLGAELKLALKDAPKPGGGCPAEVRRDGGSPPRGETPAVSPKGRANRPPVPSKLPLRPACHATQSPSPPELLAGRPSSPPAPNASGERVPWTHFKKPPVPPPVPAKKSRERPANGPRHPPLSLPSSPSPAASPSHSLTRSHPSSPVIRSPGYGAPALPAKTPSTPSSPRAAPPSPGEQPGAPAAAQPPWFSDRGGKAAVARKVSHGKLSPDLLTLLEQRLEAEGIDLTEEPYSDKHGRCGVPQPLVQRYSDDLEQPVKDVASTVDQIRVKELRKQHRMAIPSGGLTEMCRRPLPSGNVSTVADWLTSIGLPMYAAPLAAAGVDTLGRVASLTESAAWEAAGVRDERHARRLVGEARSVGPRDRRGPRP